Proteins encoded by one window of Juglans regia cultivar Chandler chromosome 15, Walnut 2.0, whole genome shotgun sequence:
- the LOC118344744 gene encoding uncharacterized protein LOC118344744 has product MDVTISLFILQKRSNQNKANRKKQRVNHTAGRKSFLWLMQEMNTMCEKLDMIQSEEHTDEAANIIFKDVLGHRSGYTRGLGGSVIPETRPSAMSAQFKHLAQENEKHKHEALMYKTELDELKRDVRQLLVWQMSYDQRMND; this is encoded by the exons ATGGACGTAACTATATCATTGTTTATATTGCAGAAAAGATCAAATCAAAACAAGGCTAATAGGAAAAAGCAGCGTGTGAACCACACCGCAGGCAGAAAGTCTTTTCTGTGGTTAATGCAAGAGATG AATACGATGTGTGAGAAATTAGATATGATACAGTCTGAGGAGCATACAGATGAGGCTGCAAATATAATATTCAAAGATGTGCTAGGACATAGGTCTGGTTATACAAGAGGACTTGGTGGTTCAGTTATACCCGAGACTAGACCATCAGCTATGTCGGCACAATTTAAGCACCTAGCCCAAGAAAATGAGAAGCATAAACATGAGGCATTGATGTACAAGACCGAGTTGGATGAGCTGAAAAGGGATGTAAGACAATTATTGGTTTGGCAAATGTCCTATGACCAGAGGATGAATGACTAA
- the LOC108993076 gene encoding uncharacterized protein LOC108993076, whose product MKTYQLVLSVLFSSLSNLVIGHVLSSTTFKELWLNLFSMFTSHSQAKEFQVKFQLTNLSRGDQSITDYYGKVLSLADTLSSIGNPLPDKEFISYVLNGLGPAYEPLVTSITTQFEPISSHELYQILLIHESRMQHTSKNTFEPSINYSARGGCDQRGRSFLRGGRQGKGCGRSSGRSGRYSPGSSVTF is encoded by the coding sequence ATGAAGACTTACCAACTTGTCCTTAGTGTTCTTTTCTCGTCACTGTCAAATTTAGTCATTGGCCATGTATTATCCTCTACCACTTTTAAGGAACTATGGCTCAACTTGTTCTCCATGTTTACCTCTCATTCCCAAGCTAAAGAGTTTCAGGTGAAATTCCAGCTTACCAATCTCTCACGAGGAGATCAGTCCATCACAGATTATTATGGCAAAGTCCTTTCACTAGCAGACACCTTATCATCTATTGGAAACCCACTTCCTGATAAGGAGTTTATCTCCTATGTCCTTAATGGTCTTGGCCCTGCGTATGAGCCCCTTGTCACGTCAATCACCACTCAGTTTGAACCCATCTCCTCCCATGAACTATATCAAATTCTGCTTATCCATGAAAGCCGAATGCAACACACCTCTAAAAACACCTTTGAGCCCTCTATAAATTATAGTGCTAGGGGAGGTTGTGACCAACGTGGAAGGTCTTTCTTGCGTGGTGGCAGACAAGGCAAAGGGTGTGGTCGGTCCTCTGGTCGTAGTGGTCGTTATTCACCTGGGTCCTCTGTGACATTTTAG